Proteins co-encoded in one Nicotiana sylvestris chromosome 7, ASM39365v2, whole genome shotgun sequence genomic window:
- the LOC138872926 gene encoding uncharacterized protein yields the protein MPNPLPRNLNLLVSCEYCSGALGHDTEKCWKLKIAVQELIDTHRIEVHAPETPNINQNPLPDHHEAHMIELIHKGGEDKKPSQTVMLIRSSETNSKEKVTSGKSVVQRKGVDNKPVVVAEKGSSSTIAVKREKAKVVVPGVTSKPVVVVKGAPTEPVIIKPATQLPVISSKAVPWNYERVTITYQGKAKAVSEEEAEQFLKKMKVQDYSIVEKLRKTPAHISLLSLLIHSDEHPRALMKILNEAHIPNKISVNHSEKIANKIFEVNRVTFSDDELLVEGTEYNRALYLTVKCKDFVVTRVLVDNGSSVNIYPLATLNKLQVEDERIHKNNICVRGFDEVDDGKGPWVYQVSDIVSIEKIPERKCVPTPKMAATSVMVAVEMLKNDFIPGKGLGTSLQDMRRARKMKKKAWALPKPVPHLSRSFVRPGTRKQLLSRIPRPLIGADGDLEKGFERLFANVNRFRLGKGPARYNLKLNPAKCAFWVPSGKLLGFVVSRWGIELDPSKVKAIQELPPPKNKTEFQSIEFRHIPKIHNEVVDDLATLASMLHHLDRAYVDPVQIQVRNQHAYYNMVEEELDEEPWFYDIKEYIKIRVYPVQATGDQKRTIRRLAVIPAEIEITSLRIVAEAEIDDVEWVKTHLEQLSLIDEKRLAAAGAKGKFAPNWQGPFVVSRVLSNSALYLIDIEGKCVEMAINSNAVKRYYV from the exons atgccgaatcctcttcccagaaatcTTAATCTCttagtgagttgtgagtattgctcaggggccttgggccatgacacagagaaatgctggaaactaaaaatagctgtacaagagctcattgatactcatcggattgaGGTTCATGCCCCAGAAACACCAAACATCAACCAGAATCCGCTACCAGATCACCATGAagcccatatgattgagttgatacacaaaggaggggaggataagaaaccctcacagacggtgATGCTGATCCGCTCAAGTGAAACcaattcaaaggaaaaggtaaccagtgggaaatcagtggtccagcgGAAAGGGGTAGAcaacaagccagttgtggtagccgagaaagggtcgtcaagtaCTATTGCAGTGAAGcgagagaaagctaaagtggtggtaccaggggttacaagtaaacctgtcgtggtcgtgaagggtgctcccacagagcctgttattataaaaccagcaACTCAGCTGCCAGTGATCAgcagcaaggcggtcccgtggaattatgaacgagtgacaataACTTACCAGGGGAAAGCG aaagctgtgtccgaggaagaagcagagcaatttttgaaaaagatgaaagtacaggactattccattgtggagaagttgaggaaaacaccggctcatATCTCGCttttgtcattactgatccattccgaTGAGCACcctcgagctttgatgaagatcttgaacgaagcccacattcctaacaaaatctcagtaaaccactcggaaaagatagctaacaaaatatttgaggtaaaccgagtcaccttttctgatgatgagttgctcgTGGAGGGCACCGAgtacaatagagccctctatctgacggtgaaatgcaaagatttcgtggttactcgggtactggttgacaacgggtctagcGTGAACATCTATCCTCTcgccacattgaacaagctgcaagtggaggatgaaagaattcacaagaacaatatttgcgttcggggattcgacg aggttgacgatggcaagggaccatgggtttatcaggtttccgaCATAGTATCGATAGAAAAAATTCCGGAAAGAAAGTGTgtgccaactccaaagatggctgcgacatcagttatggtagctgtcgaaatgttgaaaaacgATTTCATaccaggcaagggtttgggtacatctctgcaag ACATGAGAAGAgctaggaaaatgaaaaagaaagcatgggcattgccaaagccagtcccgcatctgtctagatcattcgtcaggccgggtaccaGAAAGCAACTATTGTCAAGGATCCCTAGACCACTGATTGGAGCCGATGGAGatttggagaaggggttcgaaaggttattcgccaaCGTCAATaggttcaggctggggaagggtccagcaag gtataatctcaagcttaatcctgcaaagtgtgctttttgggtgccgtctggaaagttgctggggttTGTAGTCAGCCGctggggtattgaattggacccatcaaaagtcaaggccatccaggaattgccacctccgaagaacaagactgag tttcagtcgatagaattcaggcatatcccgaagatccataatgaagtcgttGATGATTTGGccactctggcatcaatgttacatcatctagatagggcttatgtggaccctgtgcagattcaggtccgtaatcagcatgcttactataatatGGTGGAGGAAGAACTGGATGAGGAGCCATGGTTctatgatatcaaagaatacattaaGATaagggtatatccggtacaggccactggtgatcagaaaagaacaattcgacgattg gcagtaatacccgcagaaattgaaatcacatcccttcggattgtcgctgaggcagaaattgatgatgtTGAATGGGTTAAAACCcacttggagcaattaagtctgattgatgaaaagagattggcggca gctggagcaaaaggaaagtttgccccaaactggcagggaccatttgttgTATCTAGAGTGTTATCCAACAGCGCATTGTATTTgatagatatagaaggcaaatgtgtagaaatggctatcaattctaatgcagtcaaaagatactatgtatga